The following proteins are co-located in the Siansivirga zeaxanthinifaciens CC-SAMT-1 genome:
- the porN gene encoding type IX secretion system ring subunit PorN/GldN, with the protein MNLKSFLLTVTAVFTVSSIFAQANILNAKSPEEIGVRTEAQKAIDNDKPLDYGYVDDRDILFSKMVWEKIDLDERANFPLYYPIDTNNIGSDRRSLYDVLMKNIRNGKIKNIYGDSYFKTKTNLKDIEAALVKVDTTEYGIEQLNAGEELSAEYIDKRELAAADIKEYHIKGLWYFDKRQAEMKYRLLGIAPVAPDVNFMDAEKPDLVELFWIFYPDAREVLHEAKSFNNKNSSMPFSYDHVLNARRFHGFIYKEENVQGDRKISEYISENSLMQLLESERIKEKIRDFELDMWTY; encoded by the coding sequence ATGAATTTAAAAAGTTTTTTATTAACCGTTACAGCTGTTTTTACAGTATCTAGCATATTTGCACAGGCTAATATTCTTAACGCTAAAAGTCCAGAGGAAATTGGTGTTAGAACAGAAGCTCAAAAAGCAATCGATAACGATAAACCACTGGATTATGGTTATGTAGACGACAGAGATATACTTTTTTCTAAAATGGTTTGGGAAAAAATAGATCTAGATGAGCGTGCTAATTTCCCATTATACTACCCAATCGATACTAATAATATTGGTAGCGACAGAAGGTCTTTGTATGATGTTTTAATGAAAAACATTAGAAACGGAAAAATTAAAAACATTTACGGCGATTCTTATTTTAAAACAAAAACTAATTTAAAAGATATTGAAGCTGCTCTTGTAAAAGTAGATACCACCGAATACGGTATCGAACAATTAAATGCCGGTGAAGAATTATCTGCCGAGTATATTGACAAGAGAGAACTTGCTGCTGCCGATATTAAAGAGTATCACATTAAAGGGCTTTGGTATTTCGATAAGCGTCAAGCAGAAATGAAATATAGATTATTAGGGATTGCTCCTGTAGCGCCAGATGTCAACTTTATGGACGCTGAAAAGCCAGATTTAGTAGAGTTATTCTGGATTTTCTATCCAGATGCTCGTGAGGTTTTACATGAAGCTAAATCTTTTAATAACAAAAACAGTTCCATGCCTTTTTCGTACGATCATGTTTTAAATGCACGACGTTTTCACGGATTTATTTATAAAGAAGAAAATGTTCAAGGCGATAGAAAAATTTCGGAGTATATCTCAGAGAATTCTTTAATGCAGTTGTTGGAATCTGAAAGAATTAAAGAGAAAATACGAGATTTTGAATTAGATATGTGGACATATTAA
- the porK gene encoding T9SS ring complex lipoprotein PorK/GldK encodes MKKYILLTAVLTLLASCGSNDKGELVGVKGKKWHPEKPYGMELIPGGAFIMGKADDDLAGVQDAPAKTVTVRAFYMDATEITNSEYRQFVNWVRDSIIRMKLAILADEIGKVPDDGGIGEYAFKDADTTNMSVYEKYMLENYTGLGPTGYEGRKINNDIELIFDTADYPDEYYAEVMDTMYLPLEASYNGQRTWDVKKFKFQYSYMDIQEAAKKRNIKREDVIVKEEVEVYPDTTVWIRDFAYSYNEPMHNDYFWHDAYGDYPVVGVTWKQAKAFCEWRTIRKNSYQKSRKGASMVNTFRLPSEAEWEYAARGGLQAATYPWGGPYTKSDRGCFMANFKPVRGDYAADQALYTVEAKSYEPNDYNLYNMAGNVAEWVNASYDASSYEFTSTINPSVNDKNNQRKIVRGGSWKDVAYFLQVSSRDYEYADSARSYIGFRTVQDYMGTQVTK; translated from the coding sequence ATTAAGAAGTATATTTTATTAACCGCAGTACTTACATTACTAGCTAGTTGTGGCTCAAACGATAAAGGTGAGTTAGTTGGTGTTAAGGGAAAAAAATGGCACCCAGAGAAGCCTTACGGGATGGAACTTATTCCTGGTGGCGCTTTTATAATGGGTAAAGCCGACGATGATTTAGCAGGTGTTCAGGATGCACCAGCTAAAACGGTTACTGTTAGAGCCTTTTACATGGATGCTACAGAAATTACTAATAGTGAGTATCGCCAGTTTGTAAACTGGGTTAGAGATTCTATTATTAGAATGAAATTAGCAATTTTAGCAGATGAAATTGGTAAAGTTCCAGATGATGGAGGTATTGGTGAGTATGCATTTAAAGATGCAGACACAACAAATATGTCTGTGTATGAAAAATACATGTTGGAAAACTATACTGGTTTAGGGCCAACCGGTTACGAAGGAAGAAAAATCAATAACGATATTGAATTAATATTTGATACTGCAGATTATCCAGATGAATATTATGCAGAAGTTATGGATACAATGTACTTACCATTGGAAGCTTCATATAACGGACAACGTACCTGGGATGTTAAGAAATTTAAATTCCAATACAGTTATATGGATATCCAGGAAGCAGCCAAAAAACGAAATATTAAACGTGAAGATGTTATCGTTAAAGAAGAAGTTGAGGTTTATCCAGATACAACTGTTTGGATTCGCGATTTTGCTTATTCTTACAACGAACCAATGCATAACGATTATTTCTGGCACGATGCTTACGGAGATTACCCAGTTGTAGGTGTAACCTGGAAACAAGCTAAAGCTTTTTGCGAATGGAGAACTATTCGTAAAAACTCATATCAGAAATCTAGAAAAGGTGCTTCTATGGTAAACACCTTTAGATTACCATCTGAAGCAGAGTGGGAATATGCCGCAAGAGGTGGTCTGCAAGCAGCTACCTATCCTTGGGGAGGTCCTTATACTAAGAGTGATAGAGGCTGTTTTATGGCAAACTTTAAACCTGTAAGAGGGGATTATGCTGCCGATCAAGCTTTATATACCGTAGAAGCCAAATCATACGAGCCTAACGATTATAATTTATATAACATGGCAGGAAACGTAGCCGAGTGGGTAAATGCCAGTTACGATGCTTCTTCATATGAATTTACTTCAACAATTAACCCAAGTGTGAACGACAAAAACAATCAACGTAAAATTGTTAGAGGTGGTTCTTGGAAAGATGTTGCATACTTTTTACAAGTAAGCTCAAGAGATTACGAATATGCAGATTCAGCAAGAAGCTACATTGGTTTTAGAACAGTTCAAGATTACATGGGGACACAGGTAACTAAATAA
- the porL gene encoding type IX secretion system motor protein PorL/GldL encodes MAQSKASKKFMNMAYGLGAAIVIIGALFKITHMEFGPITGNAMLTLGLVTEAIIFALSAFEPVDNELDWSLVYPELAGGESNGKKAKTEDAQGLLSKKLDDLLKEAKIDSELISSLGNSIKNFEGAAKNMSSSADSIEASKKYGEELALAAAQMESLNSLYKVQLESASKQASINEESVENAAKLKEQMQSLASNLSSLNSVYGGMLSAMNKN; translated from the coding sequence ATGGCACAGTCAAAAGCAAGCAAAAAGTTCATGAATATGGCTTACGGATTAGGAGCAGCAATTGTAATTATTGGCGCACTTTTCAAAATAACACACATGGAATTCGGACCAATAACAGGTAACGCCATGTTAACTCTAGGTCTGGTAACAGAAGCAATCATTTTCGCCTTATCGGCATTCGAACCCGTAGATAATGAATTAGATTGGTCTTTAGTTTACCCAGAATTAGCTGGAGGAGAATCTAACGGTAAAAAAGCAAAAACAGAAGATGCACAAGGTTTATTATCTAAAAAATTAGATGATTTATTAAAAGAAGCTAAAATTGACAGCGAATTAATTTCAAGCCTTGGAAATAGCATTAAAAATTTCGAAGGAGCTGCTAAAAATATGTCTTCTAGCGCCGATTCAATCGAAGCTTCTAAGAAATATGGCGAAGAATTAGCTTTAGCTGCTGCTCAAATGGAATCTTTAAATAGCCTTTATAAAGTACAGTTAGAGAGTGCAAGTAAACAAGCTTCAATTAACGAGGAGTCTGTAGAAAATGCAGCTAAATTAAAAGAACAAATGCAATCTTTAGCATCAAACTTATCTTCATTAAATAGTGTATATGGTGGTATGTTATCTGCAATGAATAAAAACTAA
- a CDS encoding Two component regulator three Y domain protein, translating into MKNFKITALFFLATMFSFANVSLSEKDALIALYNSTNGNQWNTTWDLNASIDTWYGVKVENNQVVEISLEFNNLQGTLPNEIGNLIGLVKLNLGFNKLTGTIPSTVKNLKELKSLELFMNSFEGNIPAELGALNKLETLKLFANKFSGTIPTDLMKLKGLKELSLGSNMLTGTIPHEIYALEKLEKLILIDNNLEGEIPNEIAQLSNLQELVLSSNKLTGDLPLSFMNLKNLNTMMVSDNNLNKEYISVVRGGNNPPSLMQLDLQGETATATLDIEKE; encoded by the coding sequence ATGAAGAATTTTAAGATTACAGCCCTGTTTTTTTTAGCAACTATGTTTTCGTTTGCTAATGTTTCACTTAGTGAAAAAGATGCTTTAATAGCTTTGTACAATTCAACTAATGGAAACCAATGGAACACCACTTGGGATTTAAATGCCTCAATCGATACGTGGTATGGTGTTAAAGTAGAAAACAATCAAGTTGTTGAAATAAGTTTAGAATTTAATAATCTTCAAGGGACTTTACCAAATGAAATTGGAAATTTAATTGGTTTGGTAAAACTTAATTTAGGTTTTAATAAGTTAACAGGAACCATTCCTAGTACAGTGAAAAATTTAAAAGAATTAAAATCTTTAGAATTGTTCATGAATAGTTTTGAAGGTAATATTCCAGCAGAATTGGGTGCGTTAAACAAATTAGAAACATTAAAATTATTTGCAAATAAGTTTTCGGGAACCATTCCAACAGATTTAATGAAACTGAAAGGTTTAAAGGAATTATCGTTGGGTAGTAACATGTTAACTGGTACAATTCCTCATGAAATTTATGCACTTGAGAAATTAGAAAAATTAATTTTAATTGATAATAACTTAGAAGGTGAAATACCAAATGAAATCGCACAATTATCAAACCTACAAGAATTAGTATTATCATCTAATAAATTAACTGGTGATTTACCATTAAGTTTTATGAATTTAAAAAACTTAAATACCATGATGGTAAGCGATAATAATTTAAACAAAGAATATATTTCTGTTGTAAGAGGCGGAAACAATCCTCCAAGTTTAATGCAGTTAGATTTACAAGGTGAAACAGCTACAGCGACCTTAGATATAGAAAAAGAATAA
- the porM gene encoding type IX secretion system motor protein PorM/GldM translates to MAGGNLSPRQKMINLMYLIFIAMLALNMSKEVLSAFGLMNEKLTDSNEATDQRNTAFLSGLEQKVSDQPEKYKPLKAKADQINVLAEDLDNYIEDLKSKMIANIENPKDYEVMDKGDYLDQNFFKGAQIKPEGQEFLAKIAAFREGVAKILANEKGMKGIVEDVKDNFNTEPVTNRDGIKVDWLDYHYKGFPLVASLTKLTQIQSDIKTTESEILSTMLAGELSNQVSMTNYTTLMETSKSAYFNGEKFDGQIVLGRKDASTKPNRVELTLDGRKLSENEYTIEDGKVKLAVGTGSPGEHKIEGNLFFLEDGKETPVPVSTSFATVPKPNSATISADKMNVVYRGVKNPMTISFAGIADNNVNASAAGLTRVSGSKYVMDATRIQGREVTINVTGKIDGQTVSDKASFRIKDLPKPTGTVRGEDGSVKMQKNALAISTIGAKFDDFDFELPLRVTGFKFKVPGEPTISVNGNKLDSRAQSALTKAKRGTDVTIFDIEAKAEGVSVILKKVSPIIIELTN, encoded by the coding sequence ATGGCAGGAGGAAATTTATCACCCAGACAGAAAATGATTAATCTGATGTATTTAATATTTATAGCGATGCTAGCGTTAAATATGTCTAAAGAAGTGCTTTCAGCATTTGGATTAATGAATGAAAAATTAACCGATTCGAATGAAGCTACAGACCAAAGAAATACAGCTTTTCTATCGGGGTTAGAACAAAAAGTATCAGATCAACCAGAAAAATATAAACCTTTAAAAGCTAAAGCAGATCAAATTAATGTTCTTGCTGAAGATTTAGATAATTATATTGAAGATTTGAAATCGAAAATGATTGCTAATATCGAAAACCCAAAAGATTACGAGGTTATGGATAAAGGCGATTACTTAGATCAAAACTTTTTCAAAGGCGCTCAAATTAAACCAGAGGGTCAAGAGTTTTTAGCTAAAATTGCAGCCTTTAGAGAAGGTGTTGCTAAAATATTAGCTAACGAAAAAGGAATGAAAGGTATCGTAGAAGATGTTAAAGATAACTTTAATACAGAGCCTGTAACAAATAGAGACGGTATAAAAGTAGATTGGTTAGATTATCACTATAAAGGCTTTCCTTTAGTGGCTTCGTTAACTAAATTAACTCAAATCCAGTCGGATATTAAAACTACAGAATCTGAAATTTTATCGACTATGTTAGCTGGTGAGTTATCGAACCAAGTTTCTATGACAAACTATACCACTTTAATGGAAACTTCAAAATCGGCTTACTTTAATGGTGAGAAGTTTGATGGGCAAATTGTTTTAGGTCGTAAAGATGCTTCAACTAAACCAAACCGTGTTGAGTTAACTTTAGATGGTAGAAAACTATCGGAGAATGAATACACAATCGAAGATGGTAAAGTTAAACTAGCAGTTGGAACCGGTTCACCTGGAGAGCATAAAATTGAAGGTAATTTATTCTTCTTAGAAGATGGTAAAGAAACACCAGTTCCTGTATCGACGTCTTTTGCAACCGTTCCAAAACCTAATTCAGCAACTATTTCAGCAGACAAAATGAATGTGGTTTATCGTGGTGTTAAAAACCCAATGACAATCTCTTTTGCTGGAATTGCAGATAACAATGTAAATGCTTCAGCAGCAGGTTTAACTCGTGTTAGTGGAAGTAAATACGTTATGGATGCTACTAGAATTCAAGGTAGAGAAGTTACTATTAATGTAACGGGTAAAATTGATGGTCAAACAGTTAGCGATAAAGCTTCTTTTAGAATTAAAGATTTACCAAAACCAACTGGTACAGTTCGTGGTGAAGATGGATCTGTTAAAATGCAAAAAAATGCCTTAGCCATTTCTACTATTGGTGCTAAGTTTGACGATTTTGATTTTGAATTACCATTACGTGTTACTGGTTTCAAATTTAAAGTGCCAGGAGAACCTACCATTAGTGTAAACGGTAACAAATTAGATAGCAGAGCCCAGTCAGCTTTAACAAAAGCAAAACGCGGAACCGATGTTACTATTTTTGATATTGAAGCCAAAGCTGAAGGCGTTAGCGTGATACTTAAAAAAGTATCGCCTATTATTATTGAGCTTACAAACTAA
- a CDS encoding ABC-F family ATP-binding cassette domain-containing protein — protein MMNIHNLSISFQGEYLFEDITFKLVNGDRVGLIGKNGAGKSTMLKILSKEMEPDTGQIAADKELKIGFLKQDIDFELGRTVLEEAYEAFTEIKQLEAKMEAVNTQMAERTDYESDSYHQLMVDINDLQHQYEILGGYNYQGDTEKILQGLGFKREDFNKLTDTFSGGWRMRIELAKLLLQNNDILLLDEPTNHLDIESIIWLEGFLRGYSGAVAIVSHDKMFLDNVTNRTIEISLGRIYDYPKSYSDYLVLREELRTQQLASQKNQQKQIEQTEKLIEKFRAKASKATMAQSLIKKLDKIDRIEVDEDDNSVMTLNFPVSVTPGKVVVETHNISKSYGNNDVLKHINLLIERDSKTAFVGQNGQGKSTLAKIIVGDIKYEGSLKLGHNVQIGYFAQNQAEYLDGNKTILDTMIDAANETNRSKVRDILGSFLFRGDEVDKYVRVLSGGERNRLALAKLMLQPFNVLIMDEPTNHLDIKSKNVLKEALKKFEGTLIIVSHDRDFLQGLTNKVYEFKDHKLKEYLGDIDYYLEQRNVDSLREVEKRTVIKEVPKEKKQQSYDEQKKLKSLNNRLSNVEAQINQLEKDIKNIDKDLETNYEAVTSKPDFFNKYQKMKSELQDLMNKWEAIHLEIEEIES, from the coding sequence ATGATGAACATTCATAATTTATCCATTTCATTTCAAGGCGAATATTTGTTCGAAGATATTACGTTTAAATTGGTAAATGGAGACCGCGTTGGCTTAATTGGTAAAAATGGTGCTGGGAAATCTACAATGCTTAAAATACTATCTAAGGAAATGGAGCCGGATACCGGTCAAATTGCTGCCGATAAAGAATTAAAAATAGGATTTTTAAAGCAAGATATCGACTTTGAATTAGGTCGCACCGTTCTGGAAGAAGCCTATGAGGCCTTTACAGAAATTAAGCAACTGGAAGCCAAAATGGAAGCTGTAAACACTCAAATGGCCGAACGAACCGATTATGAAAGTGATAGCTACCACCAGTTAATGGTTGATATTAATGATTTACAGCATCAATACGAAATTTTAGGTGGTTATAATTACCAGGGTGATACCGAAAAAATTCTACAAGGTTTAGGCTTTAAACGTGAAGATTTTAATAAACTCACCGATACATTTTCTGGCGGATGGCGTATGCGTATTGAATTGGCTAAATTGTTACTTCAAAACAACGATATTTTACTACTCGATGAGCCTACAAACCATTTAGATATCGAATCGATTATCTGGTTAGAAGGGTTTTTAAGAGGTTATAGCGGGGCCGTAGCTATTGTTTCGCATGATAAAATGTTTTTAGATAATGTTACAAACCGTACCATAGAAATTTCACTGGGACGAATTTATGATTATCCGAAGTCGTATTCAGATTATTTGGTGCTTCGTGAAGAATTAAGAACGCAGCAGTTGGCTTCTCAAAAAAATCAGCAAAAGCAAATAGAGCAAACCGAAAAATTAATCGAAAAGTTCAGGGCTAAGGCTTCGAAAGCAACCATGGCGCAATCTCTAATTAAAAAATTAGATAAGATTGATAGAATTGAAGTTGACGAAGACGATAACAGTGTTATGACTTTAAATTTTCCGGTATCTGTAACGCCAGGTAAGGTGGTGGTCGAAACGCATAACATATCAAAAAGCTATGGTAATAACGACGTTTTAAAGCACATAAATTTACTTATTGAACGCGACAGTAAAACCGCTTTTGTTGGTCAAAACGGACAAGGGAAATCTACTTTAGCTAAAATTATTGTTGGCGATATTAAATATGAAGGAAGCTTAAAACTAGGGCATAATGTTCAAATTGGTTATTTCGCGCAAAATCAAGCCGAATATTTAGATGGAAATAAAACCATTTTAGATACCATGATTGATGCTGCAAATGAGACCAATAGAAGTAAAGTTAGAGACATTCTTGGTTCTTTTTTGTTTCGTGGTGACGAAGTCGATAAATATGTTAGAGTACTTTCTGGTGGCGAGCGTAACCGTTTAGCACTAGCTAAACTTATGTTGCAGCCATTCAATGTTTTAATAATGGATGAGCCTACAAATCACCTGGATATTAAATCTAAAAATGTTTTAAAAGAAGCTCTTAAAAAATTTGAAGGCACTTTAATTATTGTATCGCATGACCGTGATTTTCTTCAGGGGTTAACAAATAAAGTGTACGAGTTTAAAGACCATAAACTTAAAGAGTATTTAGGCGATATAGATTATTATCTCGAGCAACGAAATGTTGATAGTTTACGTGAAGTCGAAAAAAGAACGGTAATAAAGGAAGTACCCAAGGAAAAAAAGCAGCAGTCTTACGACGAGCAAAAGAAATTAAAATCTCTAAATAATAGATTGAGTAATGTTGAAGCTCAAATTAATCAGTTAGAAAAAGACATTAAGAATATTGATAAAGATTTAGAGACCAACTACGAAGCGGTTACTTCAAAACCAGATTTCTTCAATAAATATCAAAAAATGAAATCGGAGTTGCAAGATTTAATGAATAAATGGGAAGCTATACATCTTGAAATAGAAGAAATAGAGAGTTAA
- a CDS encoding Two component regulator three Y domain protein, with the protein MKLIKLSILCFFIHGFIFASVPASEKEALLALYKNTEGLNWTTKWDTNAPVSTWFGVTVENETVVEINLQHNGLTGTLPETFFNLPNLKKLNLGFNKLSGKLPDDLTKLSNLVSLELFMNQFEGPLPEVLGSLSNLETLVLYSNKFEGSIPKSLFKLSNLKALLLGSNYITGTIPGDIIHLQKLEKFSVMDNKMEGHIPIELAYVTNLEILILSSNQFTGVVPLEFINLKKLNTIMVSDNNLDDDYFSSSDLDVNVFFMQLQLRHNNKTEIGKGLTEIDED; encoded by the coding sequence ATGAAATTAATCAAACTTAGTATCTTGTGTTTTTTTATACACGGATTCATCTTTGCTTCGGTACCTGCTTCCGAAAAAGAGGCCTTATTGGCTTTGTACAAAAACACCGAAGGTTTAAACTGGACAACTAAATGGGATACGAATGCACCGGTATCGACGTGGTTTGGTGTTACAGTTGAAAATGAAACCGTCGTTGAAATCAATTTACAGCATAACGGTTTAACAGGAACACTTCCTGAGACTTTTTTTAATCTACCAAATCTTAAAAAACTTAATTTAGGTTTTAATAAATTATCTGGAAAATTACCAGATGATTTAACTAAACTATCAAACTTAGTGTCTCTAGAGCTATTTATGAATCAATTTGAAGGTCCTTTACCAGAGGTTCTTGGTTCTTTAAGTAATTTAGAAACTTTGGTGCTTTATAGTAATAAATTTGAAGGATCTATTCCAAAATCACTTTTTAAATTATCTAATTTAAAAGCGCTACTACTTGGAAGTAATTATATAACAGGTACAATTCCGGGCGATATTATTCATCTACAAAAACTAGAAAAGTTTAGTGTTATGGATAATAAAATGGAAGGGCATATTCCAATAGAATTAGCTTATGTAACCAATTTGGAAATTCTTATTCTTTCATCAAACCAGTTCACTGGCGTGGTGCCTTTAGAATTTATCAATCTTAAAAAGTTAAACACCATTATGGTGAGTGATAATAATCTTGACGATGATTATTTTTCCAGTTCAGATTTAGATGTTAATGTTTTTTTTATGCAATTGCAATTAAGACATAATAATAAAACCGAAATAGGTAAGGGACTAACTGAAATTGACGAAGATTAA
- a CDS encoding DUF983 domain-containing protein translates to MFKKGSKLYSIITGNCPKCHEECMFKNKNPYILTEALDMHEKCSNCGTKYKIEPSFFYGAMYVSYAVGIAFAVAAFVISFFFFKANINIVFVSIIGTLIVFLPVILRLSRNIWINFFMSYDKNLAKKKENKS, encoded by the coding sequence ATGTTTAAAAAAGGTTCAAAATTATATAGCATTATAACAGGAAATTGCCCTAAATGTCATGAAGAATGTATGTTTAAAAACAAAAATCCATACATTCTTACCGAAGCTTTAGATATGCATGAAAAGTGCAGTAACTGCGGTACAAAATACAAAATAGAGCCCTCGTTTTTTTATGGTGCCATGTATGTTAGCTATGCCGTTGGTATCGCTTTTGCCGTAGCGGCTTTTGTTATTTCCTTCTTCTTTTTTAAAGCAAACATTAATATCGTTTTTGTTTCAATAATAGGTACTTTAATTGTGTTTTTACCAGTAATTTTAAGACTTTCAAGAAATATTTGGATTAACTTTTTTATGAGTTACGATAAAAACCTGGCTAAAAAGAAAGAAAACAAAAGTTAG
- a CDS encoding NAD(P)/FAD-dependent oxidoreductase, which translates to MKVDYLVIGIGLAGISFCEQLKANNKSFLVFDDASQLSSTVAGGLYNPVVLKRFTPVWKCQEQLEIALQMFNRLESNLQIKIDYKLPVYRKFASLEEQNDWFTASDKPILSEYLSSTIIKNTNPFIDAPFGFGKVLETGRIDVKTLIDAYKNDLLKSQLFFDEIFNYDYLVFNEAFIQYKDITAKHIVFAEGFGVTKNPFFKQVPLVSAKGELLTIHAPQLKIDYVLKAGVFLIPLGDDLYIVGATYEWKDLTNNTSKSAKEELLSKLNKLINCSFEVVNQVAGVRPTVKDRRPLVGAHSTIKNMYLLNGLGTRGVMIGPYVAKALFNLIENKIPLDAEIDINRFNC; encoded by the coding sequence ATGAAAGTAGATTATTTAGTTATTGGTATTGGTCTTGCCGGTATAAGCTTTTGCGAACAATTAAAAGCAAATAACAAGTCGTTTTTGGTTTTCGATGATGCTTCGCAACTATCTTCAACCGTTGCTGGTGGTTTGTATAATCCTGTTGTTTTAAAACGTTTTACACCAGTTTGGAAATGCCAGGAACAATTAGAGATTGCCTTACAAATGTTTAATAGGCTGGAATCTAATCTTCAAATTAAAATAGATTACAAACTACCTGTTTACCGAAAATTCGCCTCTCTAGAAGAACAAAATGATTGGTTTACGGCTTCAGATAAACCGATACTTTCAGAATATCTTTCTTCAACTATTATTAAAAATACCAATCCGTTTATAGATGCGCCATTCGGATTTGGTAAAGTATTAGAAACAGGTCGTATAGATGTTAAAACTTTAATTGATGCCTATAAAAACGATTTGCTTAAAAGCCAATTATTTTTTGATGAGATTTTTAATTACGATTACTTAGTTTTCAACGAGGCCTTTATTCAGTATAAAGATATCACAGCGAAGCATATTGTTTTTGCTGAAGGATTTGGTGTTACTAAAAATCCGTTTTTTAAACAGGTGCCTTTAGTGTCTGCCAAAGGAGAATTACTTACCATTCATGCGCCTCAATTAAAAATAGACTATGTACTAAAGGCAGGTGTATTTTTAATACCCTTAGGAGACGATTTATATATCGTAGGAGCAACTTACGAGTGGAAAGACTTAACTAATAACACATCTAAATCTGCTAAAGAGGAGCTGCTTTCAAAGCTTAATAAATTAATAAACTGCTCGTTTGAAGTCGTTAATCAAGTAGCAGGTGTTAGGCCAACGGTTAAAGACAGAAGACCCTTAGTAGGCGCTCACAGTACTATTAAAAACATGTATTTGTTAAACGGTTTAGGAACTCGAGGGGTCATGATTGGTCCTTATGTTGCCAAAGCGTTGTTCAATTTAATTGAAAACAAAATTCCATTAGATGCAGAAATTGATATAAATCGATTTAACTGCTAA